The sequence GGAGGGGGTCACGCCCACCCCTGGCAAAGCAGCccccctcccaccaggccccagcaAGCTGGAGGCGGGCTCTGTGGACAGCTACCTATTGCCCACCAGTGATATGTATGATAATGGCTCCCTCAACTCCTTGTTTGAGAGCATTCATGGGGTGCCTCCCACGCAGCGCTGGCAGCCAGACAGCACCTTCAAAGATGACCCACAGGAGGTGAGAGCCCATCTTCGTACCACTCACAGCATGGATATGCTTATGCATGTGCAGAAGAGAAGACAGTGAAAAGGTCAGGGCTTTGGAATCCATGGAAGAAAGAGTCCTAGAGCTGAGGCAGAGCTGCCATGTACTGTTGTCCAAATTGTGTACTGCACAACCTACACAGCTATATATGCAGCCCTGGGCTGAGGCCCCTGCAGCCTGACTGTGGCCATTTATTCTCTTGTGATTTTGTTTCTCTGCAGTCACTGCTCTTCCCAGATATCCTGAAAACATCCCCAGAACCCCAGTGTCCAGAGGACTATCCCAGCCTCAAAAGGTAAGTTGGCCCCTCTGGATCCTTGGCCACCTGGGCACTGGGCTACATACAGAGCCCCAAACTGTCCCCAGAGCATAGCAGGCAAAATCACTGAATGAAAAGCGGGGAGTGAAGGCTGataagagaagagagaatgatTTCCACATCCCTTTCTTGGGCCGTGTCAGGGAGCTCAGAACTCAGGACCCTATTAGAAAACTGAGATTCTATTACCATTAGCTTCCCCTGTGGCTTTGTGACCCCTCAGGAGTCCCTCCAATTTTCACTGGGCCCTCATTCAGCAGGATGTGGCTCAACAAAGCCATTAAATAGAACCTccaaaatgtggaaactgaggcccaaggaagTAAAGTGACttaccaaggtcacacagcaagcccCTAACATAGCCTCAGGCCTCCTGCCCCGCCTCACCCTGGGAGCCCAGCCTCACTGTCCTCACCCTCTTCCCCACAGTGACTTTGAATACACGCTGGGCTCCCCCAAAGCCATCCACATCAAGTCAGGCGAGTCGCCCATGGCCTACCTCAACAAGGGCCAGTTCTACCCTGTCACCCTGCGGACCCCAGCAGGTGGCAAAGGCCTTGCCTTGTCCTCCAACAAAGTGAAGGTGCGTTGGCCCTGGAGCAGCTTGGGGAAAGGGTGGAATGGGGCAAGACACACCTGCTGATCGGGCCAGCCATGGCCCCCAGGGAGACACTCTTGGATAATAGCCTGTTGCCATggggcagggaaactgaggcaaaaaggTAGGGCCGCTGGACCTAGGCTCTGGGAAAGGACTGGGACTGCCTGGGTTTCTGCGGAGGCTGGGGGTGACAGTGACCTGCTGTGCTTGCAGAGTGTGGTGATGGTTGTCTTCGACAATGAGAAGGTCCCAGTGGAGCAGTTGCGGTTCTGGAAGCACTGGCATTCCCGGCAGCCCACCGCCAAGCAGCGGGTCATCGACGTGGGTGAGAGCCTGTGCCCCTCCcagtctctccccttctccctcccacaccAGCCGGCCTCTTCCTTACTGCacccctcttccccagccccctgTGACCTCTGTCTCCAGGTCAAACACGGGGGGTTGCAGGGATTTGCATCTGTTGACTAGAAGCAGCAGCCTCTTTTCTGTGTTGCTTTGAGATAAACAGGGCCCTGGGCACCAGGGCAGTGTCAGATAAATAGGCTCCTGAGATGCTGGGCTGTTTGTCCCCATCAGGGGGCCGCTGGAGACACAAAGGCACAGGATAGGGGGGAAGGGATTTGGAAAGCTTGAGGCTCAGCACAAGGGCCTTCTGCTCTGGGAACTGGGGCCCTCGGGCTCTGTCCACAGGTACGGGGCAGAGGAAAGTCTCCCTGTGTGTCCCTGTCCTGAGCCCTGAAGCAGGTGGAGGCTTAGCCTACCGTCAAGTCTTCAGCTCCTAGCTCTGTCACTCTCTTCCTGGTTATGTGACCTATGTCACCtccccttcctgagcctcagtttgtccCAAGTGTCAGACAGAACGAGGCCAGCTCCTCTGCCTGCAGGCAGTGCTGATTTCTGCTCCAGAGCCATGTGTGCTGGAGAACACGGGACAAATAGGGGACCATTCAGTGACCCATCTTAGGCCAGATAGCAGAGGAGTTAGGAGTGTGGGTTCAGCAGCCTGacagagctgagctccagccctCGCTCTGACTTTAATTAGGTGTGAGAGCTTACGCGAATAACcagacctctctgagcctcagtttcctcttgtaTAAACTGAGTATTGACAGCGGAGTTGTGAGGATTGACTGAGGGCTTGCGTGTTCCAAATGCTCAGTGAAAGGAAGTTGCCAGTACTGCCACCTTCACAGCTGCCATTGCCACTTCTCTTGCCGCTATTATGTTACTGTTactgttcctgctgctgctgctgctttatctgGGAGAACTAAATCACAATCCCAGTGAAAAGTACAACCTCCACCCAAAAGCGATCAGCCCAGTTGTGGCTTTGGGCGGATCTGCTTCCCAGGCCGGACCTGTTTTCCCATCTGCCATCCAGGGCACAACAGTCTCCCATTTTCCTCCCTGGGTTGAAGTGTGGCTCTTGGGGGAAGGATGCATGCCCCTGCCTAGAGTGAGGCCCAGTTCCTAAATGCCTCCTCCCCAAAGCGCCCCCAAATCCCTTCCCTCCTGACTCTCCCTCTGGTCTCCTGTGGTTCCAGCTGACTGCAAAGAAAACTTCAACACGGTGCAGCACATTGAGGAGGTGGCCTATAATGCACTGTCCTTCGTGTGGAACGTGAACGAGGAGGCCAAGGTCAGTGCTGGCGGCAGCGTCTGGGACGGGACTGGGCTGCCCGGAAGCCCCCATCCTGGGGGCAAGGCTTGCCTGGGCCCTGGATTGTGGCATTTGCTCCATCCAAAGAGAGCACTCACAGAGGAGCCAGGGTACAGAGTAGGGTGGAagcagggctctggggccagacaAGTGGGTCCGCATCCCAGTCCTCCCACTTACTGGTCTACGGTGTGAATTTTTGGACCAGTGcttagtctctctgagcctcagttttcctggcTGTAAAACAGGAGTGGAATCAAAGCACCATCTGATAGGTTGTCATGAGGATCAGGTGAGGAAGGTAAAAGGTAGAGCACAGGCCTGGCACATAAACGGTGGCTGTGGGGGGATTAAATCAATCCACCCATTTACTAGGTGGCAAAACTGAGCCTTGTGCAAGGTTGCACAGCAAGTCATTGACGGCACCCAGGTTTTCTGACTTGTAGGTCAGTGCAGAAGATTGCAGGAGAGGTGCTAAGGAATCTGGTGAATGAGGCTCAAATCCCagtgacctcacttctctgagcccaCAAGATAGGAACAGTAATCTGCCTGCTAGGATTGCAGTGAAGGTTCCACAAGATCATGCACGTCTGAGAGACCAGAACAGTGACGGGCCCATCAGAGAGGCCCGAGAGACAGGGCCTCTGACCATTCGTTCACACTGGTAGTTAAGCCGTGAAGATTCTTGCAGCCTTAGTGCTCGAGCCCAGCTCTGTCTTGGTTTCCCGTTTAGAGGGCTGGCATCATGGGAAGGGCACTGGTCTAGCAGTCGGGAGCCGGGTGACCTTGGGCCTGTCCTTGCTCCTCCCGGGCCCAGGCTTACCTCACCTGCCGGGCTGGGTCCAGCTCATCTGCAGGGCATTTCTGGCCTGGACGCCTGGGAAGCtagcccctgcctccctgcctgcttCGGGGGACAGCGGGCTGTCCAGAGAGAGTGGAGGGGAGAGAGCTCTGACAACACAAAGGAAGGCACAAAGGCAGGGATTATTATTATTCAAACAgaggccaggggctggaggaggagctggggcctCTGGTTCAGGGTGGTGGGGGAAAGTTTCgtgggaagggagaggtgggTTTCGGTGGGGATTTTCTCACAGTCTCTTAAGCCCCCAGGCTTGAGTTTTCTCAGGTGCGGCTGAGCTGGCGGAGGGGAGGTATGTCCGGCATGCACCTGGGGGCCTGGCCCCCGCAGCCGGGGAAAGAAGGGGGTCTGCTCAGGCACCGCACCCCACCTCCTATTCGGGTGAGGGTCATTTCCAAGGGAAATGTCCCAAAGACCAGGGGCCAGCCTGGAGGGGGCGGTCCCATGGAGCCCCATGGAGGGAGCCAGTAGGAAAACAGTCACCAGGTGACCTTGCCAGGGCTACCATCAGCCAGGCATAGGCTTTGGGGTGAGACTTGACTTCCAGCTATCCCTCTCATGACAACAGTCCCAACACGTGCAGCACGTTAGGTGGTCTCCGTACCCTCACAGCCACACAGATAGGTTTCATTACCCCCACTTTCCaaataaggagactgaggctcagtgaggttaaAGGATTTGTCCAAAGCCACGCGGCTAGTGAGTGGCTGAGTCTGGGCGGCCTCGCCTCCAGGCTCACTTTATTAGCCCACACAGCCTGACTCCCTGGGGAACTGTCCCTGCTCAGAGCCTCCATTTTCCCAGCTGTAAAGTGGGGGTGACCGGGAGAGCTCCCTCGCTGTGCATGGGTGGGATTGAATGAGTGGAAAGAACCTCTCACTAGAGATCCAGCGATGCCTGGAGCGGGTGGGTGGGCTAGAGAGGGCCTGTGTCCTACCCTCTGAGTCTCCGGGCCAGCAGGAAAGTGGTCTCCAAAGCAGGGACGAGGGATTGGCCCTTTTCCACCTCCTTCCTCTGAGTTGCAGAAAAATGAGGCTCTGGATTTTAAGCTCCTAAAGGACTCTTGATATCCCTCCCAAGACCCCAGCCACTGGGCTGCCCTTGCAGTCTAGGGGAAGCTGTGTGCCCAGTGGTGAGGGGCTGGGTTTGAGCCTCGGTTcagaccccagctctgccacacactgctgtgtcaccttgggaaagctgcccaacctctctgagcatctGTTCCCCATCTGTAGAAGAGGGGTAGTGAAGCTTGTCTTCCAGGGGCCGCGTGAGGCTTACGGCTGCTCACCAGGCACACAGAAGCCTCAAACAGAGTTGTGGGATGGTGGGGCAGGAGACCTGGGCGGGCCACTTACCCAGCGCCTCCTTCCGTCCCCAGGTGTTCATCGGAGTCAACTGCCTGAGCACAGACTTCTCCTCACAGAAGGGGGTGAAGGGTGTCCCCCTGAACCTGCAGATTGATACCTATGACTGTGGCTCAGGCACTGAACGCCTGGTACACCGTGCTGTCTGCCAGATCAAGATCTTCTGTGACAAGGTGGCTGGGGCAACAGACCCTCCGCTGGGCCCTGGGAGGGACAGGAGCCAAACCCCGACACtcgcctcctcccagcctctctgggcctgtctgtctctctctgcttctctttctgtccccaccacactcctctctccctctctccctctctccctgcccctgctccccatctctctccccctccctccccctgtaCTGACACCTCAGGCAGGGCCGGGCTGGGCCAGGTGCTGGTACTTTCCTATTTGCTGATCTCGCTCGTGGAGAAAAGCGGGACCAGAAGACTGGCCCATTAAGGTGCAGAGCAGCGGTTGTGAACATAGCCAGCCCCTCCCGGGCCTTCCGTGaccccatctccttctcccccacaGGGAGCCGAGAGGAAGATGCGGGATGATGAGAGGAAGCAGTTCCGGAGGAAGGTCAAGTGCCCCGACTCCAGCAATAGCGGTcagtggggctgggcaggggtgaAGGGCGGGAGACTAGGGGGGTGAGGAGACTGCAGGGACCCCTGGGCACATCGGCTTCCTTTTCCCATCAGGCATCAAGGACTGCCTGCTGTCAGGCTTCAGGGGCAATGAGACCACCTACCTGCGGCCAGAGGCTGACCTGGAGACCCCGCCGGTGCTGTTCATCCCCAATGTGCACTTCTCCAGCCTGCAGCGCCCTGGAGGGGTGAGGGCCACACGGCGGGTTGGGGGAGAGGCCGAGAGAAGATCtggtctgggctggggctgggggggacCTGCCCTGGCACACAGCAGTGGAGAGCAACCCGCCAGTTTCAAACTCAGCcagtttcaaaatgaaaatgcctTTATTGAATCCGAGGAGACTAAATCATGTAACTTCAGTGACCTTTGTGTTGAAAAGGAGAACGTTAATGAGGAAATGGACTTTATAGTCATAGAAATGTTCATGCTTAGGGCACACATGGAGGGTGTTCTGCTATGTGAGCCCCAAACGCGATTGCAGTCTCACCGAATTATCACGACACCACTCGTGAGCGCTCACTATGTGCCAGCGCTGCTCTGAGTGCTTCCCAGGCGCCATCTCCCTTACCCATCACCACGACCCTGTGGAGTCCATGACATTTTCTCCCTGGATCCGTGGGGTGGAAATaggggcacagagaagttaggACACCTCCTGAGACTACACagctagtggcagagccagggtgtgGCCTGGCGCCCGGCTTCAGAACTGCGGCTTCAGAGCTGCGCCCCTGGCCGCCGGCTGCTCGCCGGCCTTTGCTGCGTTGTCCCGCCTCCCTGTCACAGCCGGCCTAGGACTAGGCTTGCCGCCTTTTCCAGGCTGGGTCCCAGAGCAAGTCAGTGGCAGAGTCAGACCCCAGAGCCTGTCTCCTAGTTTGCTTCCGTTTGGAACAATCTGACCATTTCCTTGAGGGCACAGCTTGCCACTGTTTCGGCGGGAACGTTGCAGAAACAGACCTTGGTGTACAAGATGTGTTTAGGGTATTGATTTAGGACAACGAGGTAGATTATGGAGCTGAAAAGAGCAGCCAGTGCTAATGTAGCTCTTGGCACAGCAGAGCACCTTGGCCTCCTCCGCTGCACAGGGTCCTGTTAACCCTTCCCTCGGCTCCTCCCACCCTCAGGCCCCGAGCAGGGATGACAGCTAATCtgggggggaagaggaggggtcTGTCCCTGCACAtgggagcctgggggtggggaagcccaGGGCAGCAGCCCCAGAGAGCCGGGGTTTGAGCCCTGACTCTGCCTCCCGCCACGTGTATTACGCGGGGAGGCCCCTCACCTCCCAGGACTGGCGATGACTGTACCAGACCACACAGTGCAGGCCACAGTAGTGTCAGAAAGAGCACCTCTTCCCTCATCCCCTTGGCCTCAGCTCTGACGCCCGGTCACCAGCTGCAGGACCAGCTGCAATTGCCAGCCCTTCTGGGCATGCTGGGGCTCAGGCAGCTCAGGTGGGCCCTGCTGC is a genomic window of Eulemur rufifrons isolate Redbay chromosome 8, OSU_ERuf_1, whole genome shotgun sequence containing:
- the GRHL3 gene encoding grainyhead-like protein 3 homolog produces the protein MSNELDFRSVRLLKNDPVNFQKFPYTSEDEAWKTYLENPLTAATKAMMRVNGDDDSVAALSFLYDYYMGPKEKRMLSSGTGGRMDQGKRHYLGMEYETDLTPLESPTHLMKFLTESVSGAPEYPDLLKKNNLMSLEGVTPTPGKAAPLPPGPSKLEAGSVDSYLLPTSDMYDNGSLNSLFESIHGVPPTQRWQPDSTFKDDPQESLLFPDILKTSPEPQCPEDYPSLKSDFEYTLGSPKAIHIKSGESPMAYLNKGQFYPVTLRTPAGGKGLALSSNKVKSVVMVVFDNEKVPVEQLRFWKHWHSRQPTAKQRVIDVADCKENFNTVQHIEEVAYNALSFVWNVNEEAKVFIGVNCLSTDFSSQKGVKGVPLNLQIDTYDCGSGTERLVHRAVCQIKIFCDKGAERKMRDDERKQFRRKVKCPDSSNSGIKDCLLSGFRGNETTYLRPEADLETPPVLFIPNVHFSSLQRPGGAVPSAGPSGSSRPPLKRTCSPFAEEFEPLPSKQAKEDDLQRVLLYVRRETEEVFDALMLKTPDLKGLRNAISEKYGFPEENIYKVYKKCKRGILVNMDNNIIQHYSNHVAFLLDMGEMDGKIQIILKEL